The Niallia circulans nucleotide sequence GGAAATATTGCCAACAAATCCAATCTCTTTGTGCCCCAATTTCACTAAATGTTCTACAGCGATAAAGGCGCCAAAACGATTATTTGTTAAGACTGCATCTGCAGTGATGTGAGGATGATGATGATCAACTAACACTGTAGGAATGCCTGTAGCGATAATTTTTTGGATATATTCTGTTCTCAAGTGGGACAAAATTAATACTCCATCAACCGCACCATTGAGAATAAGGGAAGGTAATGCAAGGGAATTGATGGCTTCTTTGCTTATCGATTGGATCATTAAGCTATTGTTTTGACTAGTCAGCTCTTTTTCAATACTTAAATAAATTTCCCCGAAGAAGCTTTTAAGTGAAAATGCATAATCAGAGGCAATAAGCGCAATTTTTAAGGATTGGCTGTCAGAGTTATAAAGGTAATTCTTGCGAAGAGGCAAATATTCATAACCTAGCTCTCTTGCGGTTGCTTCTACTAAATGCCGTGTTTTTTCACTAACTCCCGCCTTCCCAGTTAATGCTTGAGAGACGGAATTTTTCGAAATTTTTAATTGGTCGGCGATATCTTGCATCGTAATTTTTTTTGTCATAAACTCATTCCTTCAACTAATTGAAAACAATATTATTCATAATACTACCATACATGACAAAATAATGTCATGCTGCAAAGTATTTATCGTTATTATTAGTGTAAATTAACTATGTTTTTTAGCAAGTATTTAGTCCAAAAAGAGCGTTGAATTATCTAAAGGACAATGTGATAATTTTAGTTGTAACGTTACAATAATTATAAATAATTTCTAGTAATTCAACTTGTAATTTAGAGATTGACCTTACTGAAATGGATTTCCAGATGATGCTTTTCTGGTAAAGTAATGAAATCTAAACGGGGTGATATCATGAAGAAAAAACTTATTAAAGTGGTGTCTTTAGTGGTGGCAGCAACAGTTTCGGTATCGGTTTTAGCAGGTTGCAGTGGTGGCGGTAAAAAAGAATCAGATAAGAAAGGAGTCACAACGATAGAATTTTGGGCTGCGCCAAATCTTCCGCAACAAGCCTATTGGAAAGAAATGGCCAAGGAATTCGAAAAAGAAAACCCTAAGATTAACATAAATGTTAGCGCTATCAAGGAGAGTCCTTCATCAGAAGCTAGCATACAATCGGCAATTGCCGGGAAAAGTGCTCCTACTATGTCTGAAAATATAAACCGCGGATTTGCCGCACAGCTTGCTGAAAGTAAGGCGCTTGTGCCTCTAAATGAAATAGAGGGCTGGGAAGACGTTATAGCAAAGCGAAACATGACAGAAACAGTTAAACCGTGGGAATTCTCCGATGGGAATCAGTATGTACTGCCTATCTACTCTAATCCGATGCTATTTGGCTGGAGATTGGATATTTTAAAAGAGGTTGGAATTAATGAGGCTCCTAAAACATATAGCGAAATGCTTGAAGCTACAAAAAGGCTGAAGGCAAAGTATCCTGATAAATTTTTGTGGGCCAAGCCTGATTTAGCTGATCCGACAGCGTGGAAGCGATGGTTTGATTTCTTTATGCTGTATGATGCTGCCTCAGAAGGAAATAACTTCATTGAAGGAAACAAGTTAGTTGCAGATGATAATGCCGGATTACAGGTATTGACCCTCATGGATAATCTGCGTAAAGAAAATGCCTATTTGTTAAAAACAGTTACAGATCCATTTGAAACAGGTGTAGGTATTTTCACTGACATTGGTCCTTGGACGCTGACATACTGGGAAGAAAAGTTTCCAAAAATGGTTTACGGAGAAACTTTTACACTTGCACCACCACCTGTTCCCAATAACATGGATACAGAAAATGTAAGAACATTTGCGGATACGAAAGGATTAGTTATCTATGCCTCAGCAACAGAGGAACAAAAACAAGCGGCGATGAAATTCATCAGTTGGGTGTATTCAAACCCCGAGCATGACTTAAAGTGGCTTGAACAGACCAATTTGCCTCCTGCGCGAGACGACTTAGCTGAAAATGAAGCCTTTACAACATTCTTCAGTGAAAATCCTGCACTGCAGCCGTATGCGAATGCTGTCCCGAATGGAATTCCGTCAATCGACAATCCAAAATATAACGAGCTGCAAACCTTTATTGGCCAACATGCTGTCAATCCAATTGTAAAAGGAAAAACTACTCCAAAAAACGGGTGGAATGACATGAAAAAGGCAATAGAGGGAGGGCTTTGATTTGAGAAAGCAAAATGGAGTGGGCTGGTTTTTTGCCAGTCCATACCTCCTTTATGCCATCCTATTTTTTGCAATCCCGTTAGTATGGTCTTTTTATTTATCAACAACTGATTGGAACTTAATATCACCAGAATACAATCTTAAGGGATTGGCTAATTACTTAGAAGTGTTCCGGTCTCCTGGAGTACAAGCAGCATTCCTTGTTACCTTTAAGTTTATGGCAGTGTTTGTGCCATTGGTTATCGTCATGTCTATGATTGTTACGGCAATCGTTCATGGGCTTCCTAAATTTAAAGGTATCTTTCTAATCGGATTTTTCCTGCCGTATTTAGCATCTGGAGTCGTGTCTTCCTTTATCGTTAAAGGATT carries:
- a CDS encoding LacI family DNA-binding transcriptional regulator, producing the protein MTKKITMQDIADQLKISKNSVSQALTGKAGVSEKTRHLVEATARELGYEYLPLRKNYLYNSDSQSLKIALIASDYAFSLKSFFGEIYLSIEKELTSQNNSLMIQSISKEAINSLALPSLILNGAVDGVLILSHLRTEYIQKIIATGIPTVLVDHHHPHITADAVLTNNRFGAFIAVEHLVKLGHKEIGFVGNISISPSYYERLEGYQLALSQYGLTKDDCVILADIEEDGDSVKAAMKRVSKQPTAWFCVNDGLGFLVSSYLLQSGYKIPEHISVANFDNGQLSKLATPKITTMDIDLELFGKRAVEQLLWRINNKETANQEILLPATLLVRESTGPAPK
- a CDS encoding ABC transporter substrate-binding protein, whose amino-acid sequence is MKKKLIKVVSLVVAATVSVSVLAGCSGGGKKESDKKGVTTIEFWAAPNLPQQAYWKEMAKEFEKENPKININVSAIKESPSSEASIQSAIAGKSAPTMSENINRGFAAQLAESKALVPLNEIEGWEDVIAKRNMTETVKPWEFSDGNQYVLPIYSNPMLFGWRLDILKEVGINEAPKTYSEMLEATKRLKAKYPDKFLWAKPDLADPTAWKRWFDFFMLYDAASEGNNFIEGNKLVADDNAGLQVLTLMDNLRKENAYLLKTVTDPFETGVGIFTDIGPWTLTYWEEKFPKMVYGETFTLAPPPVPNNMDTENVRTFADTKGLVIYASATEEQKQAAMKFISWVYSNPEHDLKWLEQTNLPPARDDLAENEAFTTFFSENPALQPYANAVPNGIPSIDNPKYNELQTFIGQHAVNPIVKGKTTPKNGWNDMKKAIEGGL